Within Streptomyces roseirectus, the genomic segment CCGGCGTCACCCAGCCCACCCCCGGCGGCACGGCAACCGGCCCCGCCCCCGGCACCTACGACGCCGGCGTCGAGGACTACAAGGTCCTCAAAACAACCTGCCCGCCCACCGGCCTCGTCGGCGGCACCGCCTACGCCCACTGCGGCACCACCTGGTGGTCCTACGACACCCCCCAGACCATCGCCGGAAAAATGGCCTGGGCCAAGCTCCAGGGCCTGAGGGGCGCCTTCTTCTGGGAGTTCAGCGGCGACACCGCAGGCGGCGAACTGGTCACCGCGATCAGCAACGGCCTCGCGTAACCCCCGCCCCGACGCGGGCCGTTCGGCCCATCCCCCATGGACCGAACGGCCCGTGAGAAGTGCCCGCCACCGGGCAGAAAGTGATTCTCCGCAACGAAGCGGAACGCACCACTCAGGGGGAACCATGAAGCGCCGCACCGGCACCAAGCGCACCGGTCTCAAGCCCTCGGCAACGCAGCTCGCCGCCTTCGGCGCGACCACTTCGGCGGCCCTGCTCGCGGTCCTCGGCCCGGTCACCGTGACGGTGGACCTCTCCGCCCACGCGCCGGCGCAGCGGCACCCGGCCGCGCAGGAGCAGCAGACGCCGGTGAACCCGATCTGCCCGCTGACGATATGACCGCGCGAACCGCCTGAAGCCTCAGGCCACGTTGACGCGCTGACCTGGAGGCGCCGCCTCCAGCCACGCCAGGAACCCGGTCAGCGCGTCCTCGCTCATCGCCAGTTCCAGCCGTGTCCCGCGATGTGTGCAGGCGAGGACGACCGCGTCCGACAGGAGTGCCAGTTCCTCCTCGCCCTCGGGGAGGCGGCGGCCGGAGACCTCGATGGAGGAGCGCTCCAGGACGCGGCGGGGACGGTAGGCGTAGGAGAAGACGCGGTACCACTCGACGGTGTCACCGCTGTAGCGGGCGACGCCGTAGGACCAGCCCTTGCCGCTGGGGTCGGGTTTCTCGGGAACGTCCCAGCGCAGGGAGCAGTCGAACGTGCCCCCCGAACGCTGGATCAGTCTGCGGCGCAGGCCGAAGACGAACAGGCCCAGCACCACGAGGGCCACGACGATTCCGCACACAGTCAGAGCGAGGACCATCGACACCGACCTCCTCGTCTCCTACGTACCGAAATGGGGTTCGGCAATTGGTAACGGAACGGAAAAAACATCCAGATCTGCCACAGCCGCGACCGGCACCGGATCGCTCCGGGCCGGCCGCGGCTGAGTGATAGGCATCACATGGGCGCTGCGATCAATGCGCGGCCGCCGCCCGCAGTCGGACGTCGGCACGCCGCTCGGCGGCGGCGTCACCCTCGGCCTTCGCCTTCTCCAGCTCGCGCTCGACGCGCTGGACGTCGATCTCGTCCGACAGCTCGGCGATCTCGGCCAGCAGCGACAGCTTGTTGTCGGCGAACGAGATGAATCCGCCGTGCACCGCGGCGACGACGGTCCCGCCGTCACTCGTACGGATGGTCACCGGGCCCGACTCCAGCACACCGAGCAGCGGCTGGTGACCGGGCATGACGCCGATGTCGCCGGACGTGGTGCGCGCGACGACGAGAGTCGCGTCGCCCGACCAGACCTCTCGGTCGGCCGCGACCAGCGCGACGTGCAGCTCAGCAGCCAAGGTTGGCTCCTCGGGTCACCACCCGGCGGTCCTGCCGGGTGTTGGTTACAAGTCTAGTGGGCGTACGAAGAGGGGCGGGACACACCCGCCCCTCCTCAGAGCGTCAGGCTCAGGAGACGCCCAGCTCCTTGGCGTTGTTCTTGAGGTCCTCAAGCCCACCGCACATGAAGAACGCCTGCTCGGGGAAGTGGTCGTAGTCGCCGTCGCAGATCGCGTTGAAGGCCGCGATCGACTCGTCCAGCGGAACGTCCGACCCGTCGACGCCGGTGAACTGCTTGGCGGCGTGGGTGTTCTGGGACAGGAAGCGCTCCACGCGACGGGCACGGTGGACGACGAGCTTGTCCTCCTCGCCGAGTTCGTCGATACCGAGGATCGCGATGATGTCCTGGAGGTCCTTGTACTTCTGCAGGATCGTCTTGACGCGCATGGCGGCGTCGTAGTGGTCCTGCTCGATGTAGCGCGGGTCCAGGATCCGGGACGTGGAGTCCAGCGGGTCCACGGCCGGGTAGATGCCCTTCTCGGAGATCGGACGGGAGAGCACCGTCGTCGCGTCGAGGTGGGCGAAGGTGGTGGCCGGGGCCGGGTCGGTCAGGTCGTCCGCGGGGACGTAGATCGCCTGCATCGAGGTGATCGAGTGACCGCGGGTCGAGGTGATGCGCTCCTGGAGGAGACCCATCTCGTCGGCCAGGTTCGGCTGGTAACCCACCGCGGACGGCATACGGCCGAGCAGCGTGGAGACCTCGGAACCGGCCTGCGTGAAGCGGAAGATGTTGTCGATGAAGAACAGCACGTCCTGCTTCTGGACGTCACGGAAGTACTCGGCCATGGTGAGGCCGGCCAGCGCGACGCGCAGACGGGTGCCCGGGGGCTCGTCCATCTGACCGAAGACGAGGGCGGTCTTGTCGAGAACGCCGCTCTCTTCCATCTCCTGGATGAGGTCGTTGCCCTCACGGGTGCGCTCGCCGACGCCCGCGAAGACGGAGACGCCCTCGTGGAGGTTGGCGACACGCATGATCATTTCCTGGATCAGCACGGTCTTGCCGACACCGGCACCACCGAACAGACCGATCTTGCCGCCCTTGACGTACGGGGTGAGGAGGTCGACGACCTTCAGACCCGTCTCGAACATCTCGGTCTTGGACTCGAGCTGGTCGAACGCCGGCGCCTTGCGGTGGATGGACCAGCGCTCGCCGTCGTAGGACTCGTCGACGTTCAGGACCTCGCCGAGGGTGTTGAACACCTTGCCCTTGGTGAAGTCACCGACGGGGACGGAGATGCCCGTGCCCGTGTCGGTCACCGCGGCCTGGCGGACCAGACCGTCGGTGGGCTGCATCGAGATGGTGCGGACCAGGCCGTCACCCAGGTGCTGGGCGACCTCCAGGGTCAGCGTCTTCTTCTCGCCCTCGTTCGCCGGGTCGGAGACCTCGACGTGCAGAGCGTTGTAGATCTCCGGCATCGCGTCGACGGGGAACTCCACGTCGACGACCGGGCCGATGACCCGGGCGACGCGGCCCGTGGCAACGGCCGTCTCAACTGTCGTCGTCATTACCTGTCACTCCCCGCGGTCGCGTCGGCCAGGGCTGCGGTGCCACCGACGATCTCGCTGATTTCCTGGGTGATTTCGGCCTGGCGGGCCGCGTTGGCAAGTCGGGAGAGCGTGGTGATCAGCTCTCCCGCGTTGTCGGTCGCCGACTTCATCGCGCGACGCGTGGCGGCGTGCTTGGAGGCCGCCGACTGGAGCAGCGCGTTGTAGACGCGGCTCTCCACATAGCGCGGCAGCAGGGCGTCGAGGACGTCCTCCGCCGAGGGCTCGAAGTCGTACAGGGGAAGGATCTCGCCCTGCTTGGACTCCTTGGCCGCCACCTCGTCGAGGCTCAGCGGCAGCAGCCGGTCGCCGATGGCGGTCTGCGTCATCATCGAGACGAACTCGGTGAACACGATGTGGAGTTCGTCCACCCCGCCGTCCGCCGTGTCCTTCTCGATCGCCTCGATCAGCGGCGCCGCGACCTGCTTGGCGTCCGCGTACGACGGCTCGTCCGTGAAGCCCGCCCACGAGTCCGCGATCTTCCGCTCGCGGAAGTTGTAGTGCGCGACACCACGCCGGCCGACGATGTACGTGTCGACCTGCTTGCCCTCGGCCTCGAGGCGCGCCGTCAGCTGCTCGGCGGCCTTGATGGCGTTGGAGTTGAAGGCGCCCGCGAGACCGCGGTCGCTCGTCAGGAGCAGGACCGCGGACCGCGTGACCGTCTCGGCCTGCGTGGTCAGCGGGTGCTTGGTGTTCGAGCCGGTGCCGACCGCCGTGACCGCGCGGGTCAGTTCCTGCGCGTACGGCGTGGAGGCCGCCACCTTGCGCTGCGCCTTGACGACGCGCGAGGCGGCGATCATCTCCATCGCCTTGGTGATCTTCTTGGTCGCGGTGACGGATCGGATGCGACGCTTGTAGACCCGGAGCTGGGCTCCCATGAGTCAGGTCCCTTCCTTACGTCACTTGGCGGCGGAGTCTTCGCCGAGCAGCTTGCCGTCCGAGGTCTCGAACTGCTTCTTGAACTCCGCGACCGCGTCGGACATCGCCTGGATGGTGTCGTCCGACATCTTGCCGCCCTCCTTGATGGAGGTCATGAGGCCCTGCTCCTTGCGGTGCAGGTACTCCAGGAGCTCCTTCTCGAAGCGGCGGATGTCGGCGACCGGCACCTCGTCCATACGGCCGGTGGTACCGGTCCAGATGGAGACGACCTGGTCCTCGGTGGCCATCGGCTGGTACTGGGCCTGCTTCAGCAGCTCGACGAGGCGCGAACCACGCTCCAGCTGCGACTTCGACGCGGCGTCCAGGTCGGAACCGAAGGCGGCGAACGCCTCCAGCTCACGGAACTGGGCGAGGTCGACGCGGAGTCGGCCGGAGACCTGGCGGATCGCCTTGTGCTGCGCGGAACCACCGACTCGGGAGACGGAGATACCGACGTTCAGCGCGGGGCGCTGACCGGCGTTGAACAGGTCCGACTCCAGGAAGCACTGGCCGTCGGTGATGGAGATGACGTTGGTCGGGATGAACGCCGAGACGTCGTTGGCCTTGGTCTCGACGATCGGCAGACCGGTCATCGAGCCGGCGCCCAGCTCGTCGGAGAGCTTGGCGCAGCGCTCCAGGAGCCGGGAGTGCAGGTAGAAGACGTCGCCCGGGTACGCCTCGCGGCCCGGCGGGCGGCGCAGCAGGAGGGAGACGGCACGGTAGGCGTCGGCCTGCTTCGACAGGTCGTCGAAGACGATGAGGACGTGCTTGCCCTCGTACATCCACTGCTGGCCGATGGCGGAACCGGTGTACGGCGCGAGGTACTTGAAGCCGGCCGGGTCGGACGCGGGGGCGGCGACGATGGTCGTGTACTCCAGCGCGCCGGCCTCTTCGAGGGCGCCACGCACGGAGGCGATGGTCGAGCCCTTCTGGCCGATGGCGACGTACACGCAGCGGACCTGCTTGTTCGGGTCGCCGGTGCGCCAGTTGTCGCGCTGGTTGATGATCGTGTCGACGGCCAGGGCGGTCTTGCCGGTCTGGCGGTCGCCGATGATCAGCTGGCGCTGGCCGCGGCCGATCGGGGTCATGGTGTCGACGGCCTTGTAGCCGGTCTCCATCGGCTCGTGGACCGACTTACGGGCCATGACGCCGGGAGCCTGGAGCTCCAGGGCGCGGCGGCCGGACGTCTCGATCTCGCCGAGGCCGTCGATCGGGTTGCCGAGGGGGTCGACGACGCGGCCGAGGTAGCCCTCGCCGACCGCGACGGAAAGGACCTCACCGGTGCGCTGCACCGGCTGACCCTCCTCGATGCCGCTGAACTCACCGAGGACGATGGCGCCGATCTCGCGCTCTTCCAGGTTCAGCGCGAGGCCGAGAGTGCCGTCCTCGAACTTCAGCAGTTCGTTGGCCATGGCCGAGGGAAGACCCTCGACCTTCGCGATGCCGTCGCCGGCAAGGGTGACCGTACCGACCTCCTCGCGCGAGGCCGCGTCCGGCTGGTACGACTGGACGAAGTTCTCCAGCGCGTCCCGGATCTCCTCCGGCCGGATCGTGAGCTCCGCCATCTGGGTTCCCTGCTCTCCTTGTTGGGCCCGAAGTTTCACTTTGGGGGGATGTCTAGCACTCCGGACTCCCCCCTGAACGAGGTGAATCCTCTGCACGGCCCAACTCGGGCCGTATCTCTACGTCTTGTGTACTGCTTAGCTCGCCAGGCGGCGGGCGGCGTCCTCGATGCGGTCCGCGATGGAGCCGTTGATGACCTCGTCGCCGACCTGCACCCGGATCCCGCCCAGGACCTCGGGGTCCACGTCGAGGTTGAGGTGCATGGTGTGGCCGTAGAGCTTGCCGAGGGCGGCGCCGAGGCGCTGCTTCTGGACGTCGCTCAGCGGCACCGCCGAGGTGACCGTGGCCACCACCCGGTCGCGGCGGTCGGCGGCGAGCTTGGACAGGGCCTCAAGGCCCGATTCCAGGCTACGTCCACGCGGCGCGGTCACCAGGCGGGTCACCAGCCGTTCGGTGGCCGCGTCCGCACGGCCCGCGAGCAGGCTGCGCAGCAGCTCGCCCTTGGCCGAGGCGGTGGCCTTCCGATCGGTCAGCGCGGCGCGCAGCTCGGTGGAGGAGGAGACGATCCGTCCGAAGCGGAACAGCTCGTCCTCGACGCTGTCGAGCGTGCCGGCCTTCTGGGCGCTGGTGAGGTCGGCGATGTCCGCCAGCTCCTCCAGCGCGTCCACCAGGTCACGGGACCGGGACCAGCGGGCGCGGACGAGTCCGGCCACCAGGTCGGCGGCGGGGCCGCTGATCCGGTCACCGAGGACGCGCGCGGCGAGCTGGGCCTTGGCCTCGCCGGACTGCGCCGGGTCGGTCAGGACCCGACGCAGGCTGACCTCGCGGTCGAGCAGTGCGGTCACGGACGCCAGCTCACCGGCGAGCGCACCGGCGTCGACCGACGTGGCGTCGGTCAGCGCGTCCAGGCGCTCCCGTGCGGCGGCCAGGGCCTCGCGGCTGGCTCCGTTCATCGCGTGGCCTCGGCCTTCTCCTCAAGGTCGTCGAGGAAGCGGTCGATGACGCGGCTCTGCCGGGCGTGGTCCTCGAGGGACTCGCCGACGAGCTTGCCGGCCAGGTCGGTGGCGAGCTTGCCGACGTCCTGGCGCAGCGCGGAGGAGGCGGCCTTGCGGTCGGCCTCGATCTGCGCGTGACCGGCGGCGACGATCTCCTCGCGCTGCCGCTGGCCTTCCGCACGCATCTCGGCGATCAGCGTGGCGCCCTGCTCCTGCGCCTCCTGGCGCAGACGGGCGGCCTCGTGCCGGGCCTCGGCGAGCTGGGCCTTGTACTGCTCCAGGACGCTCTGGGCCTCCTGCTGCATGGCCTGCGCGTCTTCGATACCGCCCTCGATGGCCTCGCGACGCTCTTCCAGAACCTTGTTGATGTTCGGGAGGAGCTTCTTGGCGAGGAAGCCGAAGACGATGACGAAGGCGATGAGGCCGATGACGAGCTCGGGGATCGGCGGGATGAGGGGGTTTTCCGCCTCCTCAGCCGCCAACTGAACCAGGGGGCTCATATCAGTGCCTTTCGTCGAAAGGGGCGGTCCGACGGATCAGGTCAGGAGGCCGGGTAAACGAACGGCATGACCAGACCGATGAGGGCCAGCGCCTCACAGAAGGCGAAGCCGAGGATCTGGTTGGCGCGGATCAGACCGGCAGCTTCGGGCTGACGGGCGAGCGCCTGGGTGCCGTTACCGAAGATGATGCCGACGCCGACGCCGGGGCCGATCGCGGCGAGACCGTAACCGATGGAGCCGAGGTTGCCCTGGATCTTGACTTCGGCGAGGGTCTGGAGAGCGGACATGTCCGGTTCTTCCTTCTCTTTCAATGACCGGTGGGGGTTGGCCACCGGATGCAGGGGGGTTGGTCTGGCGGGCGTGTGCTCAGTGGTGCTCGGCGAGCGCGCCCTGGATGAAGGTGCAGGTCAGCAGGACGAACACGTACGCCTGGACCGCCTGGATGAAGAGCTCGAAGGCCGTCATCACGATGACCATCACGAACGACACGCCGGAGTAGGCGATACCGATGCCGTTGAGCATGTACCAGCTGGCGATCGTGAAGAGGAGCAGCAGCGTGTGGCCGGCGAACATGT encodes:
- a CDS encoding F0F1 ATP synthase subunit epsilon; amino-acid sequence: MAAELHVALVAADREVWSGDATLVVARTTSGDIGVMPGHQPLLGVLESGPVTIRTSDGGTVVAAVHGGFISFADNKLSLLAEIAELSDEIDVQRVERELEKAKAEGDAAAERRADVRLRAAAAH
- a CDS encoding ATP synthase subunit C is translated as MSALQTLAEVKIQGNLGSIGYGLAAIGPGVGVGIIFGNGTQALARQPEAAGLIRANQILGFAFCEALALIGLVMPFVYPAS
- a CDS encoding DUF2550 domain-containing protein encodes the protein MVLALTVCGIVVALVVLGLFVFGLRRRLIQRSGGTFDCSLRWDVPEKPDPSGKGWSYGVARYSGDTVEWYRVFSYAYRPRRVLERSSIEVSGRRLPEGEEELALLSDAVVLACTHRGTRLELAMSEDALTGFLAWLEAAPPGQRVNVA
- a CDS encoding F0F1 ATP synthase subunit delta — protein: MNGASREALAAARERLDALTDATSVDAGALAGELASVTALLDREVSLRRVLTDPAQSGEAKAQLAARVLGDRISGPAADLVAGLVRARWSRSRDLVDALEELADIADLTSAQKAGTLDSVEDELFRFGRIVSSSTELRAALTDRKATASAKGELLRSLLAGRADAATERLVTRLVTAPRGRSLESGLEALSKLAADRRDRVVATVTSAVPLSDVQKQRLGAALGKLYGHTMHLNLDVDPEVLGGIRVQVGDEVINGSIADRIEDAARRLAS
- the atpA gene encoding F0F1 ATP synthase subunit alpha, which gives rise to MAELTIRPEEIRDALENFVQSYQPDAASREEVGTVTLAGDGIAKVEGLPSAMANELLKFEDGTLGLALNLEEREIGAIVLGEFSGIEEGQPVQRTGEVLSVAVGEGYLGRVVDPLGNPIDGLGEIETSGRRALELQAPGVMARKSVHEPMETGYKAVDTMTPIGRGQRQLIIGDRQTGKTALAVDTIINQRDNWRTGDPNKQVRCVYVAIGQKGSTIASVRGALEEAGALEYTTIVAAPASDPAGFKYLAPYTGSAIGQQWMYEGKHVLIVFDDLSKQADAYRAVSLLLRRPPGREAYPGDVFYLHSRLLERCAKLSDELGAGSMTGLPIVETKANDVSAFIPTNVISITDGQCFLESDLFNAGQRPALNVGISVSRVGGSAQHKAIRQVSGRLRVDLAQFRELEAFAAFGSDLDAASKSQLERGSRLVELLKQAQYQPMATEDQVVSIWTGTTGRMDEVPVADIRRFEKELLEYLHRKEQGLMTSIKEGGKMSDDTIQAMSDAVAEFKKQFETSDGKLLGEDSAAK
- a CDS encoding F0F1 ATP synthase subunit gamma, with product MGAQLRVYKRRIRSVTATKKITKAMEMIAASRVVKAQRKVAASTPYAQELTRAVTAVGTGSNTKHPLTTQAETVTRSAVLLLTSDRGLAGAFNSNAIKAAEQLTARLEAEGKQVDTYIVGRRGVAHYNFRERKIADSWAGFTDEPSYADAKQVAAPLIEAIEKDTADGGVDELHIVFTEFVSMMTQTAIGDRLLPLSLDEVAAKESKQGEILPLYDFEPSAEDVLDALLPRYVESRVYNALLQSAASKHAATRRAMKSATDNAGELITTLSRLANAARQAEITQEISEIVGGTAALADATAGSDR
- a CDS encoding F0F1 ATP synthase subunit B — encoded protein: MSPLVQLAAEEAENPLIPPIPELVIGLIAFVIVFGFLAKKLLPNINKVLEERREAIEGGIEDAQAMQQEAQSVLEQYKAQLAEARHEAARLRQEAQEQGATLIAEMRAEGQRQREEIVAAGHAQIEADRKAASSALRQDVGKLATDLAGKLVGESLEDHARQSRVIDRFLDDLEEKAEATR
- the atpD gene encoding F0F1 ATP synthase subunit beta, with the protein product MTTTVETAVATGRVARVIGPVVDVEFPVDAMPEIYNALHVEVSDPANEGEKKTLTLEVAQHLGDGLVRTISMQPTDGLVRQAAVTDTGTGISVPVGDFTKGKVFNTLGEVLNVDESYDGERWSIHRKAPAFDQLESKTEMFETGLKVVDLLTPYVKGGKIGLFGGAGVGKTVLIQEMIMRVANLHEGVSVFAGVGERTREGNDLIQEMEESGVLDKTALVFGQMDEPPGTRLRVALAGLTMAEYFRDVQKQDVLFFIDNIFRFTQAGSEVSTLLGRMPSAVGYQPNLADEMGLLQERITSTRGHSITSMQAIYVPADDLTDPAPATTFAHLDATTVLSRPISEKGIYPAVDPLDSTSRILDPRYIEQDHYDAAMRVKTILQKYKDLQDIIAILGIDELGEEDKLVVHRARRVERFLSQNTHAAKQFTGVDGSDVPLDESIAAFNAICDGDYDHFPEQAFFMCGGLEDLKNNAKELGVS